The following coding sequences are from one Pelmatolapia mariae isolate MD_Pm_ZW linkage group LG4, Pm_UMD_F_2, whole genome shotgun sequence window:
- the unkl gene encoding putative E3 ubiquitin-protein ligase UNKL isoform X4: MPSVSKTAANASPQTEKPTHYTYLKEFRTEQCPLFLQHKCTQHRPFTCFHWHFLNQRRRRPIRRRDGTFNYSPDVYCTKYDETTGICPDGDDCPYLHRTTGDTERKYHLRYYKTGTCIHETDARGHCVKNGLHCAFAHGPHDLRPPVYDIREIQAQEALQNGQLGSGEGIPDLQPGVLASQAMIEKTLTEDPRWQDTTFVLANYKTDQCTKPPRLCRQGYACPHYHNSRDRRRNPRKFKYRSTPCPNVKHGDEWGEPSKCESGDSCQYCHSRTEQQFHPEIYRSTKCNDMRQTGYCPRGPFCAFAHVERIPSTEETMSSLLTAIQSSSQSQLSSQQYSECPVTEWNSGGNSTNSTASSNGQVGSVSCSNSSTVTSSSGSDTLLSPMGSISSRLKSLNSNNSCSESTTSSVSSLTSNYPKAPGFEREDQIKNKGQVDQKMMDQEKQTQNTVFSVVNPLASSFTSSITSSLASSIGSDSSSPTTLSTMNAKATPFYPGSNTVESVIDLFCFPSGSALDLNFSDINVASLDKELEDQDNSVGMAGQRVLGGSAPVNIPGSLARSSSFNSSSSLSTSPLSSLSQSLSQSLLSGTVSQQNQPSNMLAKQEHGLLGTPTSSSQNSLGLNGGASSIWDFVSGSFSPSPSPVFSSLTSTTTSADVARLFRELDEAKRKIKQFEEAWHQVKQACEACQKNAHEAKEQAKTAEAERQLAEQKWEETERKLKELQGDFDALCRTPGTPLLRSYGELDQLPLSKLHSIQSQLRNDLDLIDGVRKPRAHTAFHL, from the exons ATGCCGTCGGTTTCGAAAACGGCGGCCAATGCGTCTCCTCAAACCGAGAAACCTACCCACTATAC ATACTTGAAGGAGTTCAGGACAGAGCAGTGCCCGTTGTTCCTCCAGCACAAGTGTACGCAGCACAGACCCTTTACGTGCTTTCACTGGCATTTTCTCAACCAGCGACGAAGGCGACCCATACGAAGAAGGGACGGGACTTTCAACTACAGCCCCGACGTTTACTGCACCAAGTACGACGAGACCACAGGCATCTGCCCAGATGGCGATGA cTGTCCTTATTTACACCGGACCACTGGTGACACAGAGCGCAAGTACCATCTACGGTATTACAAGACTGGCACTTGTATCCATGAGACAGATGCTCGAGGGCATTGTGTGAAGAATGGCCTCCACTGTGCTTTTGCTCATGGGCCACATGATCTCCGACCTCCAGTCTATGATATCAG AGAAATCCAAGCACAAGAGGCCCTCCAAAATGGACAGTTGGGATCTGGGGAAGGGATTCCTGATTTGCAGCCTGGTGTGCTAGCCAGCCAAGCTATGATTGAAAAAACTCTGACGGAAGATCCCCGGTGGCAAG ATACCACCTTTGTTTTAGCCAATTATAAAACAGATCAGTGTACTAAGCCACCCAGACTATGCAGACAGGGCTATGCTTGCCCCCACTACCACAACAGTAGAGATCGGAGGAGAAATCCTCGAAAGTTCAAGTACAG GTCAACTCCTTGCCCTAATGTGAAGCACGGTGATGAATGGGGCGAGCCCTCAAAGTGTGAAAGTGGAGACAGTTGCCAGTATTGCCATTCTCGTACTGAACAGCAGTTTCATCCAGAG ATCTACAGATCCACCAAATGCAATGACATGCGCCAGACTGGATACTGTCCCAGAGGACCGTTTTGTGCATTTGCACATGTAGAAA gAATTCCTTCTACAGAAGAGACCATGAGCTCATTGCTAACAGCGATACAGTCGAGTTCTCAGTCCCAGCTGAGCTCTCAGCAGTATTCAGAGTGTCCAGTCACTGAGTGGAACAGTGGAGGAAACTCCACCAACAGCACAGCCAGTAGCAATGGACAAGTAGGAAGT GTTTCATGTTCTAATAGCTCAACTGTAACGTCAAGCTCAGGAAGCGACACTTTGTTATCCCCAATGGGATCCATCAGCAGCAGGCTCAAATCCTTAAATAGTAATAATTCATGTTCAGAGTCCACCACATCCAGTGTCTCATCTCTGACGTCTAACTATCCCAAAGCTCCGGGCTTTGAACGTGAAGATCAG ATTAAGAACAAGGGACAGGTGGATCAAAAAATGATGGACCAAGAAAAACAG ACACAAAATACTGTATTCTCTGTGGTGAACCCATTGGCATCAAGCTTTACCTCCAGTATAACATCAAGCTTGGCCTCTAGTATTGGTTCAGACAGTTCTTCACCCACCACCTTATCAACGATGAATGCAAAAGCCACTCCTTTCTATCCAGGGAGCAACACAGTGGAGTCTGTCATTG atttgttttgtttcccgTCAGGATCCGCACTGGACCTCAACTTTAGTGACATTAATGTTGCATCGCTTGATAAGGAGTTAGAGGATCAAGATAACAGTGTGGGAATGGCAG GTCAAAGGGTGCTAGGTGGATCTGCTCCTGTCAACATTCCTGGCTCATTGGCACGATCATCTTCTTTTAATTCTTCATCATCGCTCTCCACCTCCCCTCTAAGTTCTCTCTCCCAGTCGCTGTCACAGTCCCTGCTGTCGGGGACAGTATCTCAGCAAAATCAACCTTCAAACATGCTAGCCAAGCAAGAGCACGGCCTTCTGGGAACACCCACCTCCTCTTCCCAGAACTCTCTGG GCTTGAACGGAGGAGCTAGCAGCATTTGGGACTTTGTAAGTGGCAGCTTTTCACCCAGTCcatctccagttttcagcagccTAACCTCCACAACCACCAGTGCTGATGTGGCCCGCCTTTTCAGAGAGCTGGATGAGGCCAAGAGGAAGATCAAACAATTTGAGGAGGCCTGGCATCAGGTGAAGCAA GCCTGTGAAGCTTGCCAGAAAAACGCTCACGAAGCAAAGGAGCAAGCAAAGACAGCAGAGGCAGAGCGGCAGCTGGCAGAACAGAAATGGGAAGAAACAGAGCGCAAGCTGAAAGAGCTCCAGGGGGACTTTGATGCGCTTTGTCGCACCCCTGGAACACCTCTTCTACGTAGCTATGGAGAGCTGGACCAGCTCCCCTTGTCTAAGCTTCACTCCATCCAGAGTCAGCTGCGTAATGACCTAGACCTTATAGATGGGGTAAGAAAGCCCAGAGCACACACAGCATTTCATTTGTAG